The Humulus lupulus chromosome 3, drHumLupu1.1, whole genome shotgun sequence genome window below encodes:
- the LOC133822788 gene encoding protein CHUP1, chloroplastic, producing MIVRFGLLVAASVAAYAVNQRNAKKAGSSASRNRRPGNDEATFDHQSEAEDKEQIAYSHDYRKGNDEEEEEEEVKLINSIFNQASDNPPGSIEDDDILPEFEDLLSGEIELPLPNNKIDKSEKDRMYETEMANNASELERLRQLVKELEEREVKLEGELLEYYGLREQESDIDELQRQLKIKSVEINMLNITINSLQSERKKLQEEISQGVAAKKELEVSRNKIKELQRQIQLDANQTKGQLLLLKKQVSGLQAKEEEAVKKDADIDKKLKAVKELEVEVVELKRKNKELQHEKRELVIKLDAAESRVAVLSNMTESDKVAKVREEVNNLRHANEDLLKQVEGLQMNRFSEVEELVYLRWVNACLRYELRNYQIPSGKVSARDLNKNLSPKSQEKAKQLMLEYAGSERGQGDTDLESNFSHPSSPGSEDFDNASIDSSTSRFSSISKKASLIQKLKKWGRSKDDSSAFLSPSRSFSGNSSSRASMSVRPRGPLESLMLRNASDSVAITSYGMMEQELAGSPETPVQSNLKRQASSDSLNSVATSFQLMSKSVEGTPDEKYPVYKDRHKLALEREKHIKEKADKARAARFADNLNVNSTFESRAKNTIILPPKLTQLKEKPVVSGNANDQTADGKAVDSQSISKMKLSEIEKRPPRTPRPPPRASGSSPSSTTSNPSTGVPPPPPGPPPPPPPPGGPPRPPPPPGSLPRGAGSGDKVHRAPELVEFYQSLMKREAKKDTSSLISTGSNNTSEARSNMIGEIENRSTFLLAVKADVETQGDFVMSLATEIRAAAFTDIEDLVAFVNWLDEELSFLVDERAVLKHFDWPEGKADAFREAAFEFQDLMKLEKRVTSFVDDPKLPCEAALKKMYSLLEKVEQSVYALLRTRDMAISRYKEFGIPVNWLLDSGVVGKIKLSSVQLAKKYMKRVALELDALSGPEKEPNREFLLLQGVRFAFRVHQFAGGFDIESMKAFEDLRNRMNTQAGGDNKLELPES from the exons ATGATAGTCAGGTTTGGCCTTCTGGTTGCTGCTTCGGTTGCAGCCTATGCTGTGAACCAGCGGAATGCAAAAAAAGCCGGGTCGTCAGCCTCAAGAAACCGGCGTCCAG GAAATGACGAAGCAACTTTTGATCATCAAAGCGAGGCGGAAGACAAAGAGCAGATTGCATATTCTCATGATTACCGCAAAGGGAATGAT gaggaagaggaagaagaagaggttaAATTAATTAACAGCATATTTAACCAAGCTAGTGATAATCCTCCTGGTAGCATTGAAGATGACGATATTTTACCAGAATTTGAAGATCTTTTATCCGGGGAGATTGAACTTCCATTACCCAATAACAAGATTGATAAGTCAGAGAAAGACAGAATGTATGAAACTGAGATGGCAAACAATGCAAGTGAGCTGGAACGGTTGCGCCAACTAGTAAAGGAGCTGGAGGAAAGGGAAGTGAAGCTTGAAGGTGAATTACTAGAATACTATGGATTGAGGGAGCAAGAATCAGACATTGATGAGTTACAACGGCAGCTCAAGATCAAATCAGTGGAGATTAACATGCTCAATATTACCATCAACTCTTTGCAGTCTGAGAGGAAGAAGCTTCAAGAAGAGATTTCCCAGGGAGTTGCAGCAAAGAAGGAGCTGGAGGTATCAAGGAACAAGATTAAAGAGCTTCAGAGGCAGATTCAACTTGATGCTAACCAGACAAAAGGCCAATTATTGTTGCTCAAGAAACAAGTTTCTGGCCTACAGGCTAAGGAGGAAGAAGCTGTTAAGAAAGATGCTGACATCGATAAGAAGTTAAAAGCTGTCAAGGAGTTAGAGGTGGAAGTTGTGGAGCTCAAGAGAAAAAATAAAGAACTTCAACATGAGAAGAGAGAGTTGGTCATTAAGCTGGATGCTGCTGAATCCAGAGTAGCAGTACTCTCCAACATGACTGAG AGTGATAAGGTAGCAAAAGTAAGGGAGGAGGTAAATAATCTGAGGCATGCAAATGAAGACCTGTTAAAGCAAGTGGAAGGTCTTCAGATGAACAGGTTTAGTGAAGTTGAAGAACTAGTGTACCTTCGTTGGGTCAATGCATGCTTGAGATATGAGCTCCGAAATTACCAGATTCCATCAGGAAAGGTGTCCGCTCGTGATCTTAATAAGAATTTGAGCCCCAAATCCCAAGAAAAAGCTAAACAGCTTATGTTAGAGTATGCAGGATCAGAACGCGGGCAAGGGGATACAGATCTTGAAAGCAACTTTTCACACCCATCCTCTCCAGGAAGTGAGGACTTTGACAATGCTTCTATTGATAGTTCTACCAGTAGATTCAGTAGTATAAGTAAGAAAGCTAGCTTAATTCAAAAGCTGAAGAAATGGGGCAGAAGCAAAGATGACTCGAGTGCTTTTTTATCTCCATCCAGATCTttctctggaaattcttcaagcaGGGCAAGTATGAGTGTTCGACCCAGGGGTCCACTGGAATCACTGATGCTGCGTAATGCAAGTGACAGTGTTGCTATCACTTCATATGGAATGATGGAGCAGGAACTTGCAGGCTCACCTGAAACACCAGTTCAATCAAACCTCAAAAGACAAGCTTCGAGTGACTCACTCAATTCTGTTGCAACATCATTCCAATTGATGTCCAAGTCAGTTGAAGGGACTCCAGATGAGAAATATCCTGTGTACAAAGATCGTCATAAATTAGCATTAGAGAGGGAAAAGCATATCAAAGAAAAAGCAGATAAAGCAAGAGCAGCAAGGTTTGCTGATAATTTAAATGTGAACTCAACCTTTGAGTCTAGAGCCAAGAACACTATAATATTACCTCCAAAACTCACTCAATTAAAGGAGAAGCCAGTTGTTTCTGGTAATGCAAATGACCAAACTGCTGATGGTAAGGCTGTTGATTCTCAATCAATAAGCAAGATGAAACTATCTGAAATTGAGAAGAGGCCTCCAAGGACACCTAGGCCACCTCCTAGAGCATCTGGGAGTTCTCCTTCTAGTACAACTTCAAACCCCTCAACTGGTGTACCGCCTCCTCCACCAGGCCCCCCTCCACCTCCTCCGCCTCCTGGTGGACCACCTCGTCCACCTCCTCCACCTGGAAGTCTCCCAAGGGGAGCAGGCAGTGGTGACAAGGTCCACAGGGCTCCAGAATTGGTTGAATTCTATCAGTCATTGATGAAACGTGAGGCAAAGAAGGATACCTCGTCATTGATTTCTACAGGATCTAACAATACTTCTGAAGCAAGGAGCAATATGATTGGGGAAATTGAAAACAGATCGACATTCCTCTTAGCT GTGAAAGCTGATGTGGAAACACAAGGTGATTTTGTCATGTCATTGGCAACTGAAATCAGAGCAGCTGCATTCACCGACATTGAAGATCTTGTGGCCTTTGTAAACTGGCTAGATGAGGAACTTTCTTTCTTG GTTGATGAGCGGGCAGTTCTCAAACACTTTGATTGGCCAGAGGGAAAGGCAGACGCCTTCAGAGAAGCAGCTTTTGAATTCCAAGACCTGATGAAATTAGAGAAACGTGTCACCTCCTTTGTTGACGATCCGAAACTCCCATGTGAAGCTGCTCTGAAGAAGATGTACTCCTTGCTTGAAAA AGTAGAACAGAGCGTGTATGCACTCTTACGTACAAGGGACATGGCTATCTCAAGATACAAAGAATTTGGAATTCCAGTCAATTGGTTGTTAGATTCAGGAGTTGTTGGCAAG ATTAAGCTCTCTTCTGTTCAATTGGCAAAGAAGTATATGAAACGTGTAGCATTAGAGCTTGATGCGTTAAGTGGACCTGAAAAAGAACCAAATAGAGAATTTTTACTGCTGCAAGGTGTACGGTTTGCTTTCCGGGTTCATCAG TTTGCTGGAGGCTTTGACATAGAAAGCATGAAGGCATTTGAGGATCTGAGAAACCGTATGAATACACAGGCCGGAGGAGATAACAAGCTGGAATTACCAGAATCTTAG
- the LOC133821176 gene encoding uncharacterized protein LOC133821176: MFQGGNPPSGPLVKRLWLTKQAVGTSSKSPAKGKNPGPSAIEKVPPPPPAAKEMAPPPSRPPVLAREKKAAAGILPNTPPEVRVSMNPRALEKIPDVFRGTIYETASYTVDHYYNATPRDLREIETRSLENVMESSLGMTLTASLALHRSISRSRARLEEMRSEHQTALAALATTQKQEQDAKDALAAVRAELDASRPKLLEAESTKVALDAVKVDLEGAKTALAAEKAALAAEKATSTISMENMLYHCWAFNPDGDFSFLRTEAWESFLRKFKARLQQEAPSETGETPAATE, translated from the exons ATGTTCCAAGGGGGAAATCCTCCCTCCGGGCCTTTGGTGAAGAGGCTTTGGTTGACAAAGCAGGCTGTTGGGACATCCTCTAAgtccccggctaaggggaaaaaTCCAGGCCCTTCTGCCATTgaaaaggtgcctccaccccctcctgccgcaaaggagatggctccacctccatCGCGACCTCCCGTCCTTGCTCGGGAAAAGAAGGCGGCCGCTGGGATCTTGCCAAATACGCCCCCCGAGGTGCGCGTCTCGATGAACCCCCGAgccttggagaagatccccgatgtctttcgggggacgatctacgagaccgcgagctacaccgtggaccactattacaacgccaccccgagggacctgcgggagatcgagacgaggagtcttgagaacgtgatggagtcttcattggggatgaccctcacg gcgtctttggctcttcaccggagcatatcccgatctagggccaggctcgaggagatgaggagcgagcatcAGACTGCCCTGGCCGCCCTTGCGACTACCCAGAAACAGGAACAGGACGCCAAAGACGCCCTGGCAGCCGTGCGGGCCGAGCtggacgcatctcgacctaagctgCTGGAGGCCGAGTCCACCAAGGTCGCCCTGGATGCTGTGAAAGTGGACCTTGAAGGAGCTAAGACCGCCCTTGCGGCGGAGAAGGCTGCGCTTGCGGCGGAGAAGGCGACCTCCACCATCTCCATGGAgaacatgttgtaccattgctgggccttcaacccagatggtgacttttccttcttgaGGACGGAAGCGTGGGAGTCCTTCCTCAGGAaattcaaagctcgcctccaacaagaggcgccctccgagaccggggaaacTCCGGCCGCAACCGAGTAG